A window of Staphylococcus sp. 17KM0847 contains these coding sequences:
- the treP gene encoding PTS system trehalose-specific EIIBC component: MAVKQMDVQDIIEAIGGADNLQSATHCVTRLRLVLNDDNQVDKERLSDNPLVKGQFKADNQYQIVIGPGTVDEVYKIFIRETGTQAVSKEEAKAQAAKKGHPLQRLIKLLGDVFIPILPAIVTAGLLLGINNVLTMKGANGAPSIIERFPQIADIADIINVIATTAFIFLPALVGWSAMRVFGGNPVLGIVLGLVLMHPQLLSQYAIGTTDDIPTWKLFGLEIEQLNYQGQVLPVLIAAYVLARIEKVLNRVVPDAIKLLVVGPVALLITGFLAFLVIGPAALWIGTGITVAVTWLFDTAGWLGGGIYGLVYAPLVITGLHHMFLAVDFQLIGSELQGTYLWPILAQSNIAQGSAALGAWYVFKKRQMHKERGLAATSSLSGFLGVTEPAMFGVNLPLKYPFFAAIITTMFTGALIGAAGVLGKVGVGGLPAIISINREFWGVFGVATVISAIVPAILTVILSKFIREKTKEIVDTQDKSL, from the coding sequence GTGGCAGTGAAACAAATGGATGTGCAAGACATTATTGAAGCGATAGGGGGTGCTGATAATTTACAGTCAGCAACACATTGCGTAACGCGTTTGAGATTGGTGTTAAATGATGATAATCAAGTAGATAAGGAAAGATTGAGTGATAACCCACTTGTAAAAGGGCAGTTTAAAGCTGACAACCAATATCAAATTGTTATTGGTCCAGGGACAGTGGATGAAGTGTATAAAATTTTTATACGAGAAACGGGGACACAAGCAGTTTCTAAAGAAGAAGCAAAGGCTCAAGCAGCCAAAAAAGGTCATCCGCTTCAACGTTTAATTAAGTTGTTAGGTGATGTGTTTATTCCTATACTACCAGCTATCGTAACAGCAGGTTTGTTGTTGGGGATTAATAATGTATTAACGATGAAAGGGGCAAATGGTGCACCGTCGATTATTGAACGCTTTCCTCAAATTGCAGATATAGCGGATATTATTAATGTTATTGCAACAACCGCATTTATATTTTTACCTGCACTTGTAGGCTGGAGTGCAATGCGTGTATTCGGTGGTAATCCAGTGCTTGGTATAGTATTAGGACTTGTGTTGATGCATCCACAGTTGTTATCACAATATGCTATTGGGACGACTGATGATATTCCCACTTGGAAACTATTCGGATTAGAGATTGAGCAACTTAACTATCAAGGTCAAGTGTTACCAGTACTAATTGCAGCGTATGTACTCGCACGAATTGAAAAAGTATTAAATAGAGTTGTACCAGATGCTATTAAGTTGTTAGTTGTGGGACCTGTTGCATTATTAATTACAGGCTTCTTAGCTTTCTTAGTTATTGGACCGGCTGCTTTATGGATAGGTACAGGTATTACGGTGGCTGTGACTTGGTTATTTGATACGGCAGGATGGCTCGGTGGAGGTATTTATGGTTTAGTTTATGCACCTCTCGTTATTACAGGCTTACATCATATGTTCTTAGCAGTGGATTTTCAATTGATCGGTAGTGAATTACAAGGTACATATTTATGGCCTATTTTGGCACAGTCGAATATTGCACAAGGTTCAGCTGCATTAGGAGCATGGTACGTCTTCAAAAAGCGCCAAATGCATAAAGAACGTGGGTTAGCAGCAACATCAAGTTTGTCAGGTTTTTTAGGCGTGACAGAGCCAGCCATGTTTGGTGTGAATCTACCATTGAAATATCCATTCTTTGCAGCAATTATTACGACAATGTTCACGGGGGCCTTGATTGGTGCTGCTGGTGTACTAGGAAAAGTTGGTGTAGGCGGTCTTCCAGCAATCATCTCTATTAATCGTGAATTCTGGGGCGTATTTGGAGTGGCAACGGTAATTTCAGCTATTGTACCAGCAATTTTGACAGTTATTTTATCGAAGTTTATACGTGAAAAAACAAAAGAAATAGTAGATACTCAAGATAAATCTCTTTAA